The nucleotide sequence TTCACGAACTCAATTTTCATCGTGCCACGGCTTCCATAGAGATGAATTTGAAGCCCCGGACCAAAGAGAATGACACCACTCAAGTGATACATGCACCGGGCGCCCCCCTTGAGTTCAGCCAGAATCTGGGCACTGTCAGGAACGGTCGCGGTGACAAACTCTCCAGAATCGGTTGACGGTCGCGTTGGCTCAAAGAGTTCAGTTTGGGCAAAGACCTGAACTGGCTCGGGAACCCACCGCATGAGTGTTTCGTGGAGAATCCCCAGCGCCAGAAAGTTCTTCCCGCTCAAATTTGAATCCTGACGAGGACTCAGCGGCTTGCTGTAATCCCAGAACTGATCGTTCGCTCCGAGGACAACGACTTCTCGCAGATCACCAAGGAAGTGGCTCTTGACCATCGAACTGACGGACGGACCGCATACGAGACCGAACGGGCTGGGAACAACCTGAGCCACCAGTTCCGAATGAGTCTTGGCTGCCTCAAGCATTTGACGAGCTTCGGCAAGGTCTCGAGCCATGCGAGCTTCGGTCAAAACATGCTTACCCGCTTTCAGAGCTGCACATGTCAGAGCACAATGTTGATCGGGCCAGGTCCCGATCAAGACAGCATCGATGTCAGGCGATTCGATCAACTCTTGAGGTGACGCAAAACACTTCTCAATTCCGAACTTCTCGGCGACTGCCTGAGACGACTCCATCGAACGGTTGACGACGCCTGCAATGACGACGCCGTCGATGTTTTTCAGCCCCGGAATATGACGTTCCTGCGTGTTTTTTCCGGCACCAATCAGTCCGATACGAATCGTCTCCGCCATTGTTTCCCAAACCTCAATCTGTAAGTGTGTTTCAAGCGACGCATCCTATCGACTTCTGCATTCGACAGGGAGTCCCCTGAGTGCAGAAATTCTGCGGTGCGGCAAGGCTGTTCTAATTCCATCTTCACTCACTGACGTTTCGCAAGATATGATCTTTCGCACTGCCTGAGTCAGGAAGGACAGCATGAATCACAAGGACGGACAATGCCCCGCAAACGATCGCAAGTAACGATCCCCGCGAAGCTTGCGACAACTTTTGCGAGTTCGGAGCGCTGCCCGAGCACCGAATCTATTCGGACAATTGACCTGACGGGAACACTCAAAACGATTCGTTCGAGAGTGAGAGAAAATTGCCCGCAGGCTCCGGGCGTCTACGGATTGATCAATTCTGAGAATCAGATCGTTTACGTTGGGATGTCTGTTTCGCTGGCAAACCGGTTGCAGACCTACTTCACGCAAAAACGAGCCCGCCGGAGAGAATCTCGAATCCGACGGGCTGCCGTGGGCCTGATCTGGCAACCTCTCGATCATGGGCTCATCGCCCGAATTCGGGAGCGGGAGTTGATTCGCAAGTTCCGCCCTCCGATGAATGTCATCGGCCATCCTACTCAGCTCAGAACGGGATATGTCGTCGCGATTGATCATCCGGTCGGCGGATTTGAGTTCGTTGAGGAACTCCGCGGCCGTCATCAAGGGATCTGGGGGCCGATCCCGTTCAACCAGTGGTCCCGGGAAGCGACGGAAGAACTGAACCTCCACTTCCGACTTCGCGATTGTCCCAAGTCGACCGTTTTGTACTTCTCGGGACAGCCAACTCCCGAATCTCCATCCACTCCGTGCTTGCGAGCCGATCTGGGAACGTGCCTCAGCCCTTGCCTCGGTCAATGTTCGAAGACTGCATACGGACGCGCCTTTTCCCGGGCACGGTCGTTTCTAAACGGGTCCGCTCAAGACGTGGTGGCTGAGGTCGAAACTCAAATGCGCGAAGCTGCCGGTGGTAAAAACTTCGAGACCGCTGCTCGACTTCGAGACCGCCTGAAAGCGTTTCTATACTTGAATGATCGATTGCGAAGATTCCACGACTGGACCAATCGAGCCAATTTTGTCTACCGATTCAATTCTCAGGTTAATCAACACCCGCAGTGGTTGGTCGTCTCACGAGGTGTGATTCACCAGTTGATTGACGAGCCGAATACGGTCGATCAGGCATTGGGAATCTTGAACCCACTGAATTCTTTGAAAGCCCGCCATTCAAAACCGACAAGATCGAACGAACAATTGCGTCCGGGAGACTTTGAAACCGCTCGCATCCTGTTTCGATGGTTTCGCCAGTTCCCGAACGAGAAAACATCACGATTGAGTTATTCCGCCGCACTCCGCCTGATCAAACGTCGCCGTGCCGGTTGATTGAAGAGACGGCCAACCGAGTTTGAGATTGCCCGGTTCAGGTGGCTCAGGAAAAGGACAACGAACGCGATGGCCTCCAGAAAAGTTCTGATCACAGATCACCCGTGGACTGAGCTCGACATCGAGTCCAAGATCCTGTCGGAAGAGTCACTCGAAATCGTCGACGCTCCGGATGACTCTGAAGAAACCCTCGCAAACCTTGCTGAAGACGTCATCGCCATCGCAACCTGCTGGGGACAAGTGACGAAAACCGTGATTGAATCCGCATCGGATTGTCGTCTCATTTGCCGGATGGGAATCGGTCTCGACAACATCGATGTCGACTTTGCAACGTCTCAAGGGATTACGGTCACGAACATTCCCGACTATTGCATCCCTGAAGTCGCGGACCACACGCTGGCACTACTGCTCGCGATTGAAAGAAACGCGGCGTTCTTTCATCTGCGAACAAAACGAGGTGAGTACGATCTCGCATCCGGACCTCCGATGAAACGGCTTGCTGGCCGACGTCTCGGATTGATTGGATTCGGCCGGATCGGTCAAGCGGTTCGAGCTCGAGCGGAGAGCTTCGGGCTCGAAGTCGTCGCGTACACTCCATCCGGGAACGACTACGGCACCGGTTGCACGATGGTCAGCCTCGAAGAGGTACTGGCGACGTCGGAGTACATCAGCCTCCACGTGCCACTCAAAGACGACACGCAGAACATCATCGACAGTCAGGCCATCTCAGCAATGAAGCCCGGAGCTGTCCTCATCAATACGTCGCGCGGCGGGCTTGTTGATCCTGAAGCTTTGTTGCAGGGACTGAAGTCAGGCAAGTTGTCGGGAGCGGGGCTCGATGTCTTCTCGCCGGAACCTCCAGACATTACTGACGAGCTGTATCAACGAGAGGATGTCGTCGCGACACCGCACGCAGCCTTTGTTTCCGAAGAAGCGTTGATCGAACTTCGCGAACGTGTCGCCCATCAGATCGTTGCCATGGTTCGCGGCGAGCAGCCGGAAAACATCGTCAACGCAGTTCCAATCGGCAGCTAGATCATTCTGACCGTTCTGCGATGCTGACTGAAATCTATTCTCCTGAGATGCATTGGCCTTCGTGCCATTGCAGAAGACGAACTCAATAAGACCGCTCAATAGTTGGCATGGCGTGCTGATATTCCACAGGCTTCCCGTGCTCGCGAGAGGACTTCCTGTGCTTTAGCTCGAGCTTTCGCTGCACCTGCGCGAAGAATGTCTTCAACTTCGTCCGGGTTGGCTTCCAGTTCTTCACGTCGAGAACGAGCTTCGGCAAAGTGCTCCATGGTCTTTTCATAGAGAGCCTGCTTCGCTTCTCCGTATCCCATTCCGCCGGCCCGGTAGCGATCGGCGAGCGCCTTCTGTTCAGACTCATCCGCAAAGAGTTTGTAGAGGCCGAAGACAGCACAGGTGTCAGGATTTTTCGGTTCCTCGACTGGAGTGGAGTCAGTTTTCACTGACATGAACTTCTTACGAAGCTTCTTTGGTGGCTCGAAGAGACCAATCGTATTGTTGTAACTCTTGGACATCTTCTCGCCGTCGGTTCCTGGAACCTTGGCAGTGCTTTCAAGAACGTGAGACTTCGGCAGCACGAAGACTTCAGTGTCGTAAATGTGATTGAAGCGCTGAGCGAGATCCCGTGTCACTTCGACATGCTGAATTTGATCCTGCCCGACCGGTACGAGATCACTGTCGTAAGCC is from Thalassoglobus sp. JC818 and encodes:
- a CDS encoding Gfo/Idh/MocA family oxidoreductase; this encodes MAETIRIGLIGAGKNTQERHIPGLKNIDGVVIAGVVNRSMESSQAVAEKFGIEKCFASPQELIESPDIDAVLIGTWPDQHCALTCAALKAGKHVLTEARMARDLAEARQMLEAAKTHSELVAQVVPSPFGLVCGPSVSSMVKSHFLGDLREVVVLGANDQFWDYSKPLSPRQDSNLSGKNFLALGILHETLMRWVPEPVQVFAQTELFEPTRPSTDSGEFVTATVPDSAQILAELKGGARCMYHLSGVILFGPGLQIHLYGSRGTMKIEFVNGEEVVWHGRAGDEELQRLEIPEEELGRWQVEEDFVAAIRGKRKVDLTDFETGVKYMEFVEAVSMSAESNQPVELPLD
- a CDS encoding GIY-YIG nuclease family protein; its protein translation is MPRKRSQVTIPAKLATTFASSERCPSTESIRTIDLTGTLKTIRSRVRENCPQAPGVYGLINSENQIVYVGMSVSLANRLQTYFTQKRARRRESRIRRAAVGLIWQPLDHGLIARIRERELIRKFRPPMNVIGHPTQLRTGYVVAIDHPVGGFEFVEELRGRHQGIWGPIPFNQWSREATEELNLHFRLRDCPKSTVLYFSGQPTPESPSTPCLRADLGTCLSPCLGQCSKTAYGRAFSRARSFLNGSAQDVVAEVETQMREAAGGKNFETAARLRDRLKAFLYLNDRLRRFHDWTNRANFVYRFNSQVNQHPQWLVVSRGVIHQLIDEPNTVDQALGILNPLNSLKARHSKPTRSNEQLRPGDFETARILFRWFRQFPNEKTSRLSYSAALRLIKRRRAG
- a CDS encoding C-terminal binding protein, giving the protein MASRKVLITDHPWTELDIESKILSEESLEIVDAPDDSEETLANLAEDVIAIATCWGQVTKTVIESASDCRLICRMGIGLDNIDVDFATSQGITVTNIPDYCIPEVADHTLALLLAIERNAAFFHLRTKRGEYDLASGPPMKRLAGRRLGLIGFGRIGQAVRARAESFGLEVVAYTPSGNDYGTGCTMVSLEEVLATSEYISLHVPLKDDTQNIIDSQAISAMKPGAVLINTSRGGLVDPEALLQGLKSGKLSGAGLDVFSPEPPDITDELYQREDVVATPHAAFVSEEALIELRERVAHQIVAMVRGEQPENIVNAVPIGS
- the trpS gene encoding tryptophan--tRNA ligase, producing the protein MRVLSGIQPTGRFHLGNYFGAIRQYIALQNNEQAFYFIADLHALTTVRNPEDFRANVRDAALDLLALGLQPDQATLFRQSDVPEVTELTWLLMTVTQMSLLEKCHAYKDKIAKGLPADAGLFTYPVLMAADILAYDSDLVPVGQDQIQHVEVTRDLAQRFNHIYDTEVFVLPKSHVLESTAKVPGTDGEKMSKSYNNTIGLFEPPKKLRKKFMSVKTDSTPVEEPKNPDTCAVFGLYKLFADESEQKALADRYRAGGMGYGEAKQALYEKTMEHFAEARSRREELEANPDEVEDILRAGAAKARAKAQEVLSRAREACGISARHANY